Proteins encoded by one window of Terriglobia bacterium:
- a CDS encoding efflux RND transporter periplasmic adaptor subunit — MTTRKKLLIAVLIVAGAGSTAGYSIFARNRGVVAVEAGHVVQQDLTQTVSANGEIKPKKDVNVSSNMMGRIIRLPVKEGDRVHEGDLLVQLESIQSEADVKSAEASLDAAAADVEGTVAQIRSADAAVASAKAEITRSEADLLRARQNFDRQEQLSKQGLIAKDAYEKAKADYEIAEATLNSDKARLAQAEAQSAQMLKQRDSTAMRVAQQRAALVRAKDQFSKTTIRATLDGVITYLPVNEGETAIVGVQNQAGTILMTIADLSVITAEVNVDETDIVNVKLGQEARIKVDALGDKVLLGHVSEVGNSALTRSSGTASTATAGTSQEAKDFKVVVTLDNPPSELRPGLSCTATIVTATRPKILTVPIQALTIREFDAAPAAVNKDSNNNKKKVEKEGVFTLKDGVALFRPVKTGITGTTDIEILEGLSENDNVVTGPYQVLRTLQDNTRIKIDKAQ, encoded by the coding sequence ATGACCACCAGAAAAAAACTTTTGATCGCTGTTCTGATCGTTGCCGGCGCCGGCTCGACGGCCGGATACAGCATATTCGCGCGCAACAGAGGGGTCGTTGCCGTCGAGGCTGGACACGTGGTTCAGCAGGATCTGACCCAGACCGTGTCGGCCAATGGAGAGATCAAACCGAAGAAAGATGTGAACGTGAGCTCGAACATGATGGGCCGCATTATCCGGCTGCCCGTCAAAGAGGGTGATCGCGTTCACGAAGGTGACCTGCTGGTTCAGCTGGAGTCGATCCAGAGCGAAGCCGACGTGAAATCGGCGGAGGCGAGCCTCGATGCGGCGGCGGCGGATGTCGAAGGTACCGTCGCGCAGATCCGGTCCGCGGACGCCGCCGTCGCATCCGCGAAAGCGGAGATCACCCGTTCCGAAGCCGATCTACTCCGGGCCAGGCAAAACTTCGACCGGCAGGAACAATTGAGCAAGCAGGGTCTGATCGCGAAAGACGCCTATGAGAAGGCCAAGGCGGATTATGAGATCGCCGAGGCAACGCTCAACTCCGACAAGGCGCGGCTCGCCCAGGCGGAGGCTCAATCGGCGCAGATGCTGAAGCAGCGCGATAGCACGGCGATGCGAGTCGCTCAACAACGCGCGGCCCTGGTCCGGGCCAAGGATCAGTTTTCGAAGACAACGATCCGCGCAACCCTGGATGGCGTCATCACCTATTTGCCGGTCAACGAAGGCGAGACCGCCATCGTCGGAGTTCAGAATCAGGCGGGAACCATCCTGATGACAATCGCCGATCTGTCCGTGATTACGGCCGAAGTCAATGTCGACGAAACCGACATCGTCAACGTGAAGCTTGGACAGGAGGCTCGAATCAAAGTCGATGCTCTGGGGGATAAGGTTCTGCTCGGACATGTTTCTGAGGTCGGCAACAGCGCCCTCACCAGAAGCAGCGGGACAGCCTCGACAGCGACGGCAGGCACGAGTCAGGAGGCGAAAGACTTCAAGGTGGTCGTGACGCTCGATAATCCACCGTCCGAACTGCGGCCCGGTCTCTCCTGCACCGCCACGATCGTTACTGCAACGCGGCCAAAAATTCTGACCGTGCCGATCCAGGCCCTGACCATCCGCGAATTCGATGCCGCTCCCGCTGCGGTAAACAAGGACTCCAACAACAATAAAAAGAAGGTGGAAAAAGAAGGCGTCTTCACGCTCAAGGACGGCGTGGCCTTGTTCCGCCCCGTGAAGACCGGTATCACCGGTACGACGGACATCGAGATCCTCGAAGGGCTCTCGGAAAACGACAACGTGGTGACCGGCCCGTACCAGGTGCTGCGCACTCTGCAGGACAACACACGGATTAAAATAGATAAGGCTCAATGA
- a CDS encoding ABC transporter ATP-binding protein, translating into MAADQDALIQTDDLWKTYEMGSSEVHALQGVSFRIPRNEYVAIMGPSGSGKSTLMNLIGCLDTPTKGQYWLNGRLVSEMDDDELAHIRNKEIGFVFQTFNLLARATALHNVELPLIYSGVHSRERTERARNALQMVELSDRMDHKPNELSGGQRQRVAIARALVNNPSIILADEPTGNLDSQTGVEIMKLFDKLHSEGNTIILVTHERDIAEYAHRVISIRDGKIASDERVKNFVKG; encoded by the coding sequence ATGGCCGCTGACCAGGACGCTCTAATACAAACCGACGATCTCTGGAAAACCTACGAGATGGGCAGCAGCGAGGTTCATGCCTTGCAGGGAGTCTCGTTCCGAATTCCGCGTAACGAATACGTCGCGATCATGGGACCTTCCGGCTCCGGCAAGTCCACATTGATGAACTTGATCGGCTGCCTGGATACGCCGACCAAGGGTCAGTATTGGTTGAATGGAAGGCTCGTCAGCGAGATGGACGACGACGAGCTGGCCCATATCCGGAACAAAGAAATCGGATTCGTTTTCCAGACCTTCAATCTCCTCGCCCGCGCTACTGCTCTGCATAATGTCGAACTGCCGTTGATCTACAGCGGCGTTCATTCGCGGGAGCGGACGGAACGCGCGAGGAACGCGCTCCAGATGGTCGAGCTTTCCGACCGGATGGATCACAAGCCGAACGAACTGTCCGGCGGTCAGCGCCAGCGCGTGGCGATCGCCCGGGCATTGGTCAACAATCCCTCGATCATCCTGGCGGACGAGCCTACCGGCAACCTTGATTCCCAGACCGGGGTCGAGATCATGAAGCTTTTCGATAAGCTCCATTCCGAAGGAAACACGATCATTCTGGTTACCCACGAGCGCGACATCGCGGAATATGCCCATCGTGTCATCAGCATCCGTGACGGAAAGATCGCTTCCGACGAGCGCGTGAAAAACTTCGTGAAAGGTTGA